The Linepithema humile isolate Giens D197 chromosome 2, Lhum_UNIL_v1.0, whole genome shotgun sequence genome has a segment encoding these proteins:
- the LOC136997794 gene encoding odorant receptor 9a-like, producing the protein METLKYLEYQDFEWAVKLNRYCLEVAGLWPKSDLTAWNKVMCNLRTLLVFFSIFFGLVIPTTHSLIKVKGDIMLMIDNLQFTLPIIATLLKITILWWKKEALISIIDMIANDWRTPKTSWEKMRMITRAQTARTITKCAYCLMTINFFVLLVLPACNLSVRYVTNITDPGRLLPVQSRYTYDIIKSPHYELTFISQSICLFLCMIHYIGIDSFFSFLVLHICGQLEILRNRILHLEIMNYAYNLKMCVMDHTRLLRSIVLIEHTFNIMMLALFLYFAILLSFYGFLILDLSEGGNDLSIFRAAYLISIIINFVCHSCLYCAIGEILLLQCKRIHYAAYSHKWYNLEPQNSRNMILLMVRTNEPVYLTAGRLFPLTMSTFCNLIKTSVSYISVLLTTKQ; encoded by the exons AtggaaactttaaaatatttagaatatcaAG ATTTCGAATGGgcagtaaaattaaatcgatattGTCTAGAAGTAGCAGGGCTTTGGCCTAAATCTGATTTAACTGCATGGAATAAAGTTATGTGTAATTTACGTACGCTTCTGGTTTTctttagtatattttttggTCTTGTAATACCTACCACACATTCACTGATAAAAGTTAAAGGAGACATTATGTTAATGATAGACAATCTACAGTTTACTTTACCAATCATTGCTACTTtgctaaaaattacaatactttGGTGGAAAAAAGAAG CTCTCATATCTATAATAGATATGATCGCGAACGATTGGAGAACACCGAAAACTTCATGGGAGAAAATGAGGATGATTACACGAGCACAGACTGCTCGTACAATTACTAAGTGTGCATATTGCCTAATGACAATCAATTTCTTTGTTTTGTTAGTTTTGCCTGCTTGTAATCTTTCAGTGAGAtatgtgacaaatattactgATCCAGGCAGACTATTACCAGTACAATCGCGTTATACctatgatataattaaaagtccACATTATGagttaacatttatttctcaaagtatatgtttgtttttatGCATGATACATTACATAGGTATAGAtagtttttttagtttcttggTACTTCATATCTGTGGTCAATTggaaatattaagaaatcgCATTCTACATTtggaaataatgaattatgcttacaatttgaaaatgtGTGTGATGGATCATACGCGACTACTCAG aaGTATCGTTCTCATAGAACATACATTTAATATCATGATgcttgcattatttttatactttgctATTCTCCTTTCCTTTTATGGATTTCTTATTTTGGAT CTTTCGGAGGGTGGAAATGACTTGTCGATTTTTCGAGCGGCATATCTCATAAgtattataatcaatttcgTTTGTCACTCGTGCCTTTATTGCGCTATcggtgaaattttattattgcaa tgTAAACGTATCCATTATGCTGCATATTCTCATAAATGGTATAATCTGGAACCACAAAATTCACGGAATATGATTCTTTTAATGGTCAGAACAAATGAACCTGTTTATCTTACTGCCGGTAGACTGTTTCCTTTAACAATGTCTACATTTTGCAAC ctAATAAAAACATCTGTTAgttatatttctgttttacttACAACAAAACAATAA
- the LOC136997792 gene encoding odorant receptor 43a-like, whose product MACDMSTNELSGYADFEWAVQLNRFSLKMIGLWPEETGSSQEKLFSNLRFSCVIIVITCVCTTPSLYLLLKVWGDMMAMIDNILFTLPLLSLSMKLFIMWWKKETLSSLMTMIVHDWVKSKSRDERDIMMRRAQDARLIIMFSYIIMGLSLTILIVTSIFGYTLRHVTNVTDASRPLPLQAFYIYDISVSPQFELTFFIQCITLLMVALSYTGTDNFLGLLIFHICGQLENLTNRLYRMRKSTNFIAALRNNVMDHIRLIRSIAMIEDTFTLTLLQLFLYFGIMFCIYGFLVVTVIFEEKNVSLKRAIFLILVICTAFTHMCLYCAAGEFLVMKYEKVYNAVCECKWYTLETTEAKSLIFLLLRTNKPLYITAGKIVPMTMSTFCSILKTSGGYISVLLANRN is encoded by the exons ATGGCCTGCGATATGAGTACTAATGAACTCTCGGGATACGCAG ATTTTGAGTGGGCGGTTCAACTAAATCGTTTCAGCTTGAAAATGATCGGTCTTTGGCCGGAAGAAACTGGCAGCTCACAAGAGAAGCTGTTTTCAAATTTACGATTTTCATGCGTCATCATCGTCATCACTTGCGTCTGTACTACTCCTTCGTTATATTTGCTACTGAAAGTTTGGGGTGACATGATGGCAATGAtagacaatattttattcactttaCCTTTATTGTCGCTCTCCATGAAACTGTTCATTATGTGGTGGAAGAAAGAAA CATTGTCGTCATTAATGACCATGATCGTTCATGACTGGGTCAAATCAAAATCCCGCGACGAGCGAGACATTATGATGCGTCGTGCTCAAGACGCTCGTCTAATTATCATGTTCAGCTATATCATAATGGGTTTATCACTGACAATTTTGATAGTTACTTCCATCTTTGGGTATACCTTAAGGCATGTAACAAACGTCACCGATGCTAGCAGGCCATTGCCACTACAGGCATTTTATATCTATGATATATCCGTCAGCCCGCAGTTTgaacttacattttttattcaatgcaTCACTCTATTGATGGTTGCGCTTTCTTACACTGGTACTGATAATTTCCTCGGACTTCTCATCTTTCATATTTGTGGCCAATTGGAAAATTTAACAAACCGCTTGTATCGGATGCGCAAATCCACAAACTTCATCGCGGCTCTGAGAAACAATGTCATGGATCATATACGGCTTATCAG atCTATTGCAATGATCGAAGATACCTTCACATTAACGCtgttacaattatttctttatttcggtATTATGTTTTGTATTTACGGATTTCTTGTCGTTACA GTAATCTTCGAAGAGAAAAATGTGTCTCTCAAAAGAGCAATATTTCTTATCTTAGTAATTTGTACTGCATTTACTCATATGTGTCTCTATTGTGCTGCTGGCGAATTTCTAGTAATGAAG tacgAAAAGGTTTACAACGCGGTGTGCGAATGCAAATGGTATACTTTGGAAACAACGGAAGCAAAAAGTCTAATTTTTCTGCTGCTTCGCACAAACAAACCACTCTACATTACAGCTGGGAAAATCGTACCTATGACGATGTCTACATTCTGCAGT atattaaaaacgtcGGGTGGGTATATATCAGTTTTACTCGCAAATCGGAATTAA
- the LOC136997793 gene encoding odorant receptor Or2-like isoform X4 has translation MKTSKYLEYQDFEWAVKLNRYCLEIAGLWPKSDLTAWNKVICNLRTLLVFFSIFFGLLIPTTHSLIKINGDIMLMIDNLQFTLPVIATLLKIAILWWKKEALISIIDMIANDWRTPKTSWEKMRMITRAQTARTITKCAYCLMTISFFVLLVLPACNFSVRYVTNITDPGRPLPIQSRYTYDITKSPHYELTFISQGISTFLCMIYYIGADSFFSFLVLHICGQLDILRNRILHLEIINYAYNLKMCVTDHTRLLRSIVLVEHTFNIMMLALFLYFAILLSFYGFLILDCKRIHYAAYSNKWYNLEPRNSRNMILLMVRTNESVYLTVGRLFPLTMSTFSNLIKTSASYISVLLTTKQ, from the exons ATGAaaacttcaaaatatttagaatatcaAG attttgaatgggcagtaaaattaaatcgatattGTCTAGAAATAGCAGGGCTTTGGCCTAAATCTGATTTAACTGCATGgaataaagttatatgtaatttaCGTACGCTTCTGGTTTTCTTCAGTATATTTTTTGGTCTTTTAATACCTACCACACATTcactgataaaaattaatggagACATTATGTTAATGATAGACAATCTACAGTTTACTTTACCAGTCATTGCTACTTtgctaaaaattgcaattcttTGGTGGAAAAAAGAAG CTCTCATATCTATAATAGATATGATCGCGAACGATTGGAGAACACCGAAAACTTCATGGGAGAAAATGAGGATGATTACACGAGCACAGACTGCTCGTACAATTACTAAGTGTGCATATTGCCTAATGACAATCAGTTTCTTTGTTTTGTTAGTTTTGCCTGCTTGTAATTTTTCAGTGAGAtatgtgacaaatattactgATCCAGGCAGACCATTACCAATACAATCGCGTTATACCTATGATATAACTAAAAGTCCACATTATGagttaacatttatttctcaagGTATAAGTACGTTTTTATGCATGATATATTACATAGGTGCAGAtagtttttttagtttcttggTACTTCATATCTGTGGTCAATTGGACATACTAAGAAATCGCATTCTGCatttggaaataataaattatgcttacaatttgaaaatgtGTGTGACGGATCATACGCGACTACTCAG aaGTATCGTTCTCGTAGAACATACATTTAATATCATGATgcttgcattatttttatactttgctATTCTCCTTTCCTTTTATGGATTTCTTATTTTGGAT tgTAAACGTATCCATTATGCTGCATATTCTAATAAATGGTATAATCTGGAACCACGAAATTCACGGAATATGATTCTTTTAATGGTCAGAACAAATGAATCTGTCTATCTTACTGTTGGTAGATTGTTCCCTTTAACAATGTCTACATTTTCCAAC ctAATAAAAACATCTGCTAgttatatttctgttttacttACAACAAAACAATAA
- the LOC136997793 gene encoding odorant receptor 9a-like isoform X1, protein MKTSKYLEYQDFEWAVKLNRYCLEIAGLWPKSDLTAWNKVICNLRTLLVFFSIFFGLLIPTTHSLIKINGDIMLMIDNLQFTLPVIATLLKIAILWWKKEALISIIDMIANDWRTPKTSWEKMRMITRAQTARTITKCAYCLMTISFFVLLVLPACNFSVRYVTNITDPGRPLPIQSRYTYDITKSPHYELTFISQGISTFLCMIYYIGADSFFSFLVLHICGQLDILRNRILHLEIINYAYNLKMCVTDHTRLLRSIVLVEHTFNIMMLALFLYFAILLSFYGFLILDLSEGGNDLSIFRAAYLISVIINFVCHSCLYCAIGEILLLQCKRIHYAAYSNKWYNLEPRNSRNMILLMVRTNESVYLTVGRLFPLTMSTFSNLIKTSASYISVLLTTKQ, encoded by the exons ATGAaaacttcaaaatatttagaatatcaAG attttgaatgggcagtaaaattaaatcgatattGTCTAGAAATAGCAGGGCTTTGGCCTAAATCTGATTTAACTGCATGgaataaagttatatgtaatttaCGTACGCTTCTGGTTTTCTTCAGTATATTTTTTGGTCTTTTAATACCTACCACACATTcactgataaaaattaatggagACATTATGTTAATGATAGACAATCTACAGTTTACTTTACCAGTCATTGCTACTTtgctaaaaattgcaattcttTGGTGGAAAAAAGAAG CTCTCATATCTATAATAGATATGATCGCGAACGATTGGAGAACACCGAAAACTTCATGGGAGAAAATGAGGATGATTACACGAGCACAGACTGCTCGTACAATTACTAAGTGTGCATATTGCCTAATGACAATCAGTTTCTTTGTTTTGTTAGTTTTGCCTGCTTGTAATTTTTCAGTGAGAtatgtgacaaatattactgATCCAGGCAGACCATTACCAATACAATCGCGTTATACCTATGATATAACTAAAAGTCCACATTATGagttaacatttatttctcaagGTATAAGTACGTTTTTATGCATGATATATTACATAGGTGCAGAtagtttttttagtttcttggTACTTCATATCTGTGGTCAATTGGACATACTAAGAAATCGCATTCTGCatttggaaataataaattatgcttacaatttgaaaatgtGTGTGACGGATCATACGCGACTACTCAG aaGTATCGTTCTCGTAGAACATACATTTAATATCATGATgcttgcattatttttatactttgctATTCTCCTTTCCTTTTATGGATTTCTTATTTTGGAT CTTTCGGAGGGTGGAAATGACTTATCGATTTTTCGAGCGGCATATCTCATAAGTGTTATAATCAATTTCGTTTGTCACTCGTGCCTTTATTGCGCTATcggtgaaattttattattgcaa tgTAAACGTATCCATTATGCTGCATATTCTAATAAATGGTATAATCTGGAACCACGAAATTCACGGAATATGATTCTTTTAATGGTCAGAACAAATGAATCTGTCTATCTTACTGTTGGTAGATTGTTCCCTTTAACAATGTCTACATTTTCCAAC ctAATAAAAACATCTGCTAgttatatttctgttttacttACAACAAAACAATAA
- the LOC136997793 gene encoding odorant receptor 9a-like isoform X5, which yields MLMIDNLQFTLPVIATLLKIAILWWKKEALISIIDMIANDWRTPKTSWEKMRMITRAQTARTITKCAYCLMTISFFVLLVLPACNFSVRYVTNITDPGRPLPIQSRYTYDITKSPHYELTFISQGISTFLCMIYYIGADSFFSFLVLHICGQLDILRNRILHLEIINYAYNLKMCVTDHTRLLRSIVLVEHTFNIMMLALFLYFAILLSFYGFLILDLSEGGNDLSIFRAAYLISVIINFVCHSCLYCAIGEILLLQCKRIHYAAYSNKWYNLEPRNSRNMILLMVRTNESVYLTVGRLFPLTMSTFSNLIKTSASYISVLLTTKQ from the exons ATGTTAATGATAGACAATCTACAGTTTACTTTACCAGTCATTGCTACTTtgctaaaaattgcaattcttTGGTGGAAAAAAGAAG CTCTCATATCTATAATAGATATGATCGCGAACGATTGGAGAACACCGAAAACTTCATGGGAGAAAATGAGGATGATTACACGAGCACAGACTGCTCGTACAATTACTAAGTGTGCATATTGCCTAATGACAATCAGTTTCTTTGTTTTGTTAGTTTTGCCTGCTTGTAATTTTTCAGTGAGAtatgtgacaaatattactgATCCAGGCAGACCATTACCAATACAATCGCGTTATACCTATGATATAACTAAAAGTCCACATTATGagttaacatttatttctcaagGTATAAGTACGTTTTTATGCATGATATATTACATAGGTGCAGAtagtttttttagtttcttggTACTTCATATCTGTGGTCAATTGGACATACTAAGAAATCGCATTCTGCatttggaaataataaattatgcttacaatttgaaaatgtGTGTGACGGATCATACGCGACTACTCAG aaGTATCGTTCTCGTAGAACATACATTTAATATCATGATgcttgcattatttttatactttgctATTCTCCTTTCCTTTTATGGATTTCTTATTTTGGAT CTTTCGGAGGGTGGAAATGACTTATCGATTTTTCGAGCGGCATATCTCATAAGTGTTATAATCAATTTCGTTTGTCACTCGTGCCTTTATTGCGCTATcggtgaaattttattattgcaa tgTAAACGTATCCATTATGCTGCATATTCTAATAAATGGTATAATCTGGAACCACGAAATTCACGGAATATGATTCTTTTAATGGTCAGAACAAATGAATCTGTCTATCTTACTGTTGGTAGATTGTTCCCTTTAACAATGTCTACATTTTCCAAC ctAATAAAAACATCTGCTAgttatatttctgttttacttACAACAAAACAATAA
- the LOC136997793 gene encoding odorant receptor 33a-like isoform X3, whose protein sequence is MKTSKYLEYQDFEWAVKLNRYCLEIAGLWPKSDLTAWNKVICNLRTLLVFFSIFFGLLIPTTHSLIKINGDIMLMIDNLQFTLPVIATLLKIAILWWKKEALISIIDMIANDWRTPKTSWEKMRMITRAQTARTITKCAYCLMTISFFVLLVLPACNFSVRYVTNITDPGRPLPIQSRYTYDITKSPHYELTFISQGISTFLCMIYYIGADSFFSFLVLHICGQLDILRNRILHLEIINYAYNLKMCVTDHTRLLRSIVLVEHTFNIMMLALFLYFAILLSFYGFLILDLSEGGNDLSIFRAAYLISVIINFVCHSCLYCAIGEILLLQCKRIHYAAYSNKWYNLEPRNSRNMILLMVRTNESVYLTVGRLFPLTMSTFSNVGY, encoded by the exons ATGAaaacttcaaaatatttagaatatcaAG attttgaatgggcagtaaaattaaatcgatattGTCTAGAAATAGCAGGGCTTTGGCCTAAATCTGATTTAACTGCATGgaataaagttatatgtaatttaCGTACGCTTCTGGTTTTCTTCAGTATATTTTTTGGTCTTTTAATACCTACCACACATTcactgataaaaattaatggagACATTATGTTAATGATAGACAATCTACAGTTTACTTTACCAGTCATTGCTACTTtgctaaaaattgcaattcttTGGTGGAAAAAAGAAG CTCTCATATCTATAATAGATATGATCGCGAACGATTGGAGAACACCGAAAACTTCATGGGAGAAAATGAGGATGATTACACGAGCACAGACTGCTCGTACAATTACTAAGTGTGCATATTGCCTAATGACAATCAGTTTCTTTGTTTTGTTAGTTTTGCCTGCTTGTAATTTTTCAGTGAGAtatgtgacaaatattactgATCCAGGCAGACCATTACCAATACAATCGCGTTATACCTATGATATAACTAAAAGTCCACATTATGagttaacatttatttctcaagGTATAAGTACGTTTTTATGCATGATATATTACATAGGTGCAGAtagtttttttagtttcttggTACTTCATATCTGTGGTCAATTGGACATACTAAGAAATCGCATTCTGCatttggaaataataaattatgcttacaatttgaaaatgtGTGTGACGGATCATACGCGACTACTCAG aaGTATCGTTCTCGTAGAACATACATTTAATATCATGATgcttgcattatttttatactttgctATTCTCCTTTCCTTTTATGGATTTCTTATTTTGGAT CTTTCGGAGGGTGGAAATGACTTATCGATTTTTCGAGCGGCATATCTCATAAGTGTTATAATCAATTTCGTTTGTCACTCGTGCCTTTATTGCGCTATcggtgaaattttattattgcaa tgTAAACGTATCCATTATGCTGCATATTCTAATAAATGGTATAATCTGGAACCACGAAATTCACGGAATATGATTCTTTTAATGGTCAGAACAAATGAATCTGTCTATCTTACTGTTGGTAGATTGTTCCCTTTAACAATGTCTACATTTTCCAACGTaggttattaa
- the LOC136997793 gene encoding odorant receptor 33a-like isoform X2, protein MEASKYPAYQDFEWAVKLNRYSLELIGLWPKFEQTTREKYMSNLRVLFVFSLLMLVIVIPAIHSLIRVRSNIMIVIDNLQFILPIITSVLRLVIFWWKKEAITPLIRMIANDWVKLKTPDERTTMIARAQTARIIITLGYSIMGAALAVAIILPIFGYSMRYITNITDPGRLLPLQTYYIYDVTKSPQYELTFIFQSIAMFFCIMPYTGIDNFLSLLVFHICGQLDILKNRLVRIKNVTNYVNVLKSCAMDHARLLSAIAIIEDTFNAMLLMLFLYFGGLFAFHGFYTMTLFEEHSISLSHLAYLVTIVTNTFGHMCVYCAVGEILTAQCNQIHYAVYCNEWYNLNPRNARDLALLMVRTNKPFYLTAGKVFTLTMATFCNLLKTSAGYISVMLTTRS, encoded by the exons ATGGAAGCTTCAAAATATCCAGCATATCAAG ATTTCGAATGGGCGGTGAAGTTGAATCGATATAGTCTAGAATTGATTGGGCTTTGGCCCAAGTTTGAGCAAACTACGAGAGAAAAATACATGTCCAATTTACGTGTGCTTTTCGTTTTCTCGTTGCTAATGCTTGTCATAGTGATACCTGCCATACATTCCTTGATAAGAGTTCGTTCAAACATTATGATAGTGATAGATAatctgcaatttattttaccaATTATCACCTCCGTGCTAAGGCTCGTAATTTTTTGGTGGAAGAAAGAAG ctATTACACCGCTAATTAGAATGATTGCGAACGATtgggtaaaattaaaaacaccTGACGAAAGAACAACAATGATCGCTAGAGCGCAAACTGCgcgaataattattacacttgGATATAGCATAATGGGAGCAGCATTAGCTGTTGCGATTATTTTGCCTATTTTTGGATATTCGATGAGGTACATAACGAATATCACTGATCCGGGCAGATTATTACCGCTGCAGACATACTATATTTACGATGTCACCAAGAGTCCACAATACGAgctaacatttatttttcaatccaTCGCTATGTTTTTCTGTATTATGCCTTATACAGGCATAGACAATTTTCTTAGTCTCTTGGTATTTCATATATGTGGTCAGCTGGACATTCTTAAAAATCGTCTCGTccgtataaaaaatgttacgaaTTATGTTAACGTTTTAAAAAGTTGTGCAATGGATCATGCGCGACTACTTAg CGCTATTGCCATTATAGAAGATACATTCAATGCAATGCTGCTCATGTTATTTCTATACTTTGGTGGTCTCTTCGCTTTCCATGGATTTTACACAATGACT CTTTTCGAAGAGCATAGCATATCGCTTTCTCACTTGGCGTATCTTGTGACTATCGTTACTAATACGTTTGGCCACATGTGTGTTTACTGCGCTGTCGGCGAAATTTTAACAGCGcag TGCAATCAAATCCATTATGCTGTATATTGTAACGAATGGTATAATCTGAATCCAAGAAATGCGCGTGATTTAGCACTTTTAATGGTCCGAACTAATAAGCCTTTCTATCTTACTGCTGGTAAAGTATTTACCTTGACAATGGCTACATTTTGCAAC ttattaaaaacatCAGCCGGTTATATATCAGTCATGCTTACAACAAGAAGTTAA
- the LOC136997919 gene encoding odorant receptor 13a-like yields MDTSKSLGYQVIISFSQDDLFYQHLLKQIDFEWAVKLNRFSLKLIGLWPKTEHSIQEKLMYNLRPPIVALTLTIGILIPSIHSLIRIRSNIMLLMDNLQFTLPAITCTLRIVIFWWKKKAVIWVLNMVAKDWLKLKSAQDRSAMIRRAQTARIIITCAYGAMTIAFVFVAVLPICGISMRYLTNITDPGRVLPLQTYYFYYDVTKRPQYELTFIVQIICIFLAIFAYTGIDNFLGLLVFHICGQLEILKNRITHLDKFINFHDALKNSVIDHIRLFRAIALVEDTFSIILLVLFLYFGILFACYGVLIISLLERGNDMSITRLICQISLIINTFGHMCVYCVVGEILVAQCDQIQHAVYNYKWYSLEPKNARNLIFLLGRSNKPTYLTAGKVFPITMATFSNLIKTSASYMSVLLTAKT; encoded by the exons ATGGATACTTCGAAGAGTTTAGGATATCAAG ttattattagcTTTTCTCAAGATGATCTCTTTTATCAACATCTTTTGAAACAGATAGATTTCGAATGGGCGGTGAAGCTAAATCGTTTCAGTTTAAAACTAATCGGACTTTGGCCTAAAACTGAGCACAGCATTCAAGagaaattaatgtataatttacgaCCTCCAATTGTTGCCTTGACATTAACAATCGGTATCCTGATTCCTTCGATACATTCATTGATAAGAATTCGTTCAAATATTATGCTACTGATggataatttacaatttaccCTACCGGCTATCACCTGCACCCTTAGAATTGTAATTTTCTGGTGGAAGAAAAAAg CTGTTATATGGGTGTTAAATATGGTCGCAAAAGATTGGTTAAAGTTAAAGAGCGCGCAGGATCGAAGCGCGATGATCAGAAGAGCACAAACCGCGCGTATTATTATCACTTGCGCATACGGCGCAATGACCATCGCGTTTGTATTTGTTGCTGTTTTGCCTATCTGCGGGATATCGATGAGATATTTGACGAATATCACTGATCCAGGCAGAGTGCTGCCATTAcaaacgtattatttttattacgatgTGACAAAGAGGCCGCAATACGAATTGACgtttattgtacaaattatttgcatttttttggCCATCTTTGCTTATACCGGTATCGATAATTTTCTCGGATTGCTGGTATTCCATATCTGTGGCCAATTAGAAATCCTTAAAAATCGGATCACGCACTTGgataaattcattaattttcatgaTGCGTTGAAGAACAGTGTGATAGATCACATACGATTATTTAG AGCCATCGCTCTTGTAGAAGATACTTTCAGTATAATACTCCTTgtactatttttatactttggtATACTTTTTGCTTGTTATGGAGTTCTTATAATAAGT TTATTAGAGCGGGGAAACGATATGTCGATTACTCGTTTGATATGCCAAATAAGCCTCATTATCAACACATTCGGTCACATGTGCGTCTATTGCGTAGTAGGAGAAATTCTAGTAGCACAA TGTGATCAAATTCAGCATGcagtatataattacaaatggTACTCTTTAGAGCCGAAAAATGcaagaaacttaatttttttattgggtAGAAGTAACAAACCGACTTATCTCACCGCTGGAAAAGTGTTTCCTATAACGATGGCTACATTTTCTAAC TTAATAAAAACATCAGCTAGTTACATGTCCGTCCTTCTTACAGCAAAAACttag